TGCGGTGCTAGGGCTTGCGGTAAACACGACGGTCGCGCGAAGGGCGTCAAGCTGTCTGGAAACCGACGCGCCCGACTTTTCCCATCACAGACATTGCATGGCGTGGGCCAGCTGGAGTCCCATCCCTCCGGGGGATGTGCACGGCCTACACCTCGGGAGATGAAAGATGGCGGGTCCGCTGAGTGACGAGGAGCTTGGAAAGATCGACGCCTACTGGCGCGCGGCGAACTACCTGTCCGTCGGGCAGATCTACCTCAAGGACAATCCGCTGCTGGAGCGGCCCCTCACCCGGGAGGACATCAAGCCCCGGCTGCTCGGGCACTTCGGCACCACGCCCGGCCTCAACTTCATCTACGTCCACCTGAACCGCATCATCCGGAACCACCGGGCCAACATGATGTATCTCATTGGCCCCGGGCACGGCGCGCCCGGCATCATCGCCAACACGTTCCTCGAAGGCTCCTACACGGAGCTGTATCCCAACATCGAGCGCAACCGCGACGGCATGAAGCGCCTGTTCCGCCAGTTCTCCTGGCCCTACGGCATCCCCAGCCACGACGCGCCCGAGGTCCCCGGCTCCATCAGCGAAGGCGGCGAGCTGGGCTACGCGCTCCTCCACGCGTACGGCGCCGTGCTGGACAACCCGGACCTCATCGTCCCGTGCGTCGTCGGCGACGGCGAGGCGGAGACGGGCGCGCTCGCCGCGAGCTGGCACTCCAACAAATTCATCAACCCCATCACCGACGGCGCGGTGCTGCCCATCCTGCACCTCAACGGGTACAAGATCGCCAACCCCACGGTGCTCGCCCGCATCGACGCCGACGAGCTGGAGGCCCTCTTCAAGGGCTACGGCCACACGCCCTACGTCCTGGAGGGGGATGACCCGAAGGACATGCACCAGCGGATGGCGCAGGTGCTGGACACGCTCTACGCCGAAATCACGCGCATCCAGCGCCACGCGCGAGAGAAGAACGACCCCACCCGCCCGCGCTGGCCCATGCTCGTGCTGCGCACGCCCAAGGGGTGGACCGGCCCGAAGGTCGTGGACGGCAAGCCCGTGGAGGGCACGTGGCGTGCGCACCAGGTCCCGCTGGAGGAGGTGCGCGACAACCCCGAGCACCTGAAGATCCTCGAAGCGTGGCTCCACAGCTACCGGCCCCGCGAGCTGTTCGACGCGAACGGCACCTTCCGCGAGGAGCTGGCGGACATCGCGCCCAAGGGCCGGCTGCGCATGGGCGTCAACGTGCACTCGAACGGCGGCCAGCTGCTGGTGCCGCTCGTGCTGCCGGGCTTCCGCGACTACGCGGTCGATCCGGGCGTGCCCGGCTCCAGGCAGGTCAGCGCCACCAAGGTGCTGGGCGGCTACCTGCGGGACGTGATGCGCCACAACCTGGCGACGAAGAACTTCCGCATGTTCGCCCCGGACGAGAACGCGTCCAACCGGCTCCAGGACGTGTACGCCGTCAGCGGCAAGAGCTGGGACGCGAAGCAGGAGTCCACGGACGAGAACCTCTCCGTCGATGGCCGCGTGATGGAGGTCCTGAGCGAGCACCTCTGCCAGGGCTGGCTGGAGGGCTACCTGCTCACCGGACGCCACGGCTTCTTCTCCTGCTACGAGGCGTTCATCCACATCATCGATTCGATGTTCAACCAGCACGCCAAATGGATAAAGAGCGCCAAGGAGCTTCCGTGGCGCAAGCCCATCGCGTCGCTGAACTACCTGCTCAGCTCGCACGTGTGGCGGCAGGACCACAATGGGTTCTCCCACCAGGATCCGGGCTTCATCGACCACGTGGCCAACAAGAAGGCGGACACGGTGCGCATCTACCTGCCGCCGGACGCGAACACGCTCCTGTCGGTGACGGATCACTGCCTGCGCTCGAAGAACTACGTGAACCTCATCATCGCGGGGAAGCAGCTCTCGCCGGTGTGGCTGGACATGGCGAGCGCGGTGCGCCACTGCTCGGCGGGCATTGGCGCGTGGGACTGGGCGGGCAATGACGACGGCGACCCGGACGTGGTGATGGCCTGCGCGGGCGACGTGCCCACCATGGAGACGCTGGCCGCGGTGACGCTGCTGCGCGAGTGGGCCCCCGAGCTCAAGGTGCGCGTGGTCAACGTGGTGGATGTCTTCACGCTCGCGCCCGTGCACGTCCATCCGCACGGGCTCAACGAGGAGGACTTCAACCGCCTGTTCACCACGGACAAGCCCGTGGTGTTCGCGTTCCACGGCTACCCCACGCTCGTGCACAAGCTCACGTACAACCGGGCCAACCACGGCAACATCCACGTGCACGGGTTCAAGGAAGAGGGCACCACGACGACACCGTTCGACATGACGGTGCTCAACGACATGGACCGCTTCACCCTGGCGCTGGATGCCATCCGGCACTCGAAGGCCGCGCGGCACCGGCTGGATGACGCGGAGCAGCGCTTCTCCGAGGTGCGCCAGCGGCACAAGCTCTACGTGTCGGAGCACGGCGAGGACATGCCCGAGGTGGCCGACTGGAAGTGGAGCGCGCGATGAGCGACCCGGGCGCGGTGCTGGTCATCAACAGCGGCTCGTCGTCGCTGAAGTTCGGCCTCTACGTTGAACAGGGCGGCCAGGAGTCAGTGCGGTTCAAGGGCAGCGCGACCCACATCGGCGCGGAGCAGGGCCGGCTGGTCGTGAAGGACGGCACGGGGAAGCAGGTGCGCGCGGTGGACGTGCGGCATCCGTCGCAGGAGGACGCGTTCCGCGAGGCCGTGTGGCACCTGGGGGAGCTGGGTGGAGAGCGGCCACGCGCCATCGGGCACCGCGTGGTGCATGGCGGTCCCCACCTGCGCGCGCACCAGGCGCTGACGCCAGAGGTGATGAAGGCGCTGGAGGAGGCGACGCACTTCGCACCGCTGCACATTCCTGCCGCGCTGCGGCTCATCCGGGCCACCGAGCGGCAGTACCCGGGCGTGCCGCAGTTCGTCTGCTTCGACACGGCATTCCACGCGACGCTGCCGGAGGTCGCTTCGACATTCCCTCTGCCCCGCTCCGTGAGGGACCAGGGCGTGCAGCGGTACGGCTTCCACGGCCTGTCGTACGAGTCCATCGTGGCCCGGCTCGAGCCCCAGGTGCCCGCCCGCACCGTGGTGGCCCACCTGGGCAATGGCGCGAGCCTCGTGGCGCTGGACCACGGGCGCTCCGTGGATACCTCCATGGGCTTCACGCCCACGGGCGGCATTCCGAGCGGCACCCGCACCGGCGACCTGGACCCAGGCGTGTTGCTGTTCCTGATGCGCACGGGTGGCATGGATGCGGATGCATTGGAGACGCTGGTGAACCACGACGCCGGGCTTCGGGGCTTGTCGGAGGGGACCAGCGACATGCAGGCCCTCACGCGCGACGCGGCGGCGGGCAACACGGCGGCTGCGCTGGCGGTGGACGTCTTCACGCGAAGCATCGCGAAGACGGTGGGTGCCTACGCGACGGTGCTCGGAGGACTGGACCTGCTCGTGTTCACGGGCGGCATCGGGGAGAACAGCGCGCGG
This DNA window, taken from Corallococcus coralloides DSM 2259, encodes the following:
- a CDS encoding phosphoketolase — protein: MAGPLSDEELGKIDAYWRAANYLSVGQIYLKDNPLLERPLTREDIKPRLLGHFGTTPGLNFIYVHLNRIIRNHRANMMYLIGPGHGAPGIIANTFLEGSYTELYPNIERNRDGMKRLFRQFSWPYGIPSHDAPEVPGSISEGGELGYALLHAYGAVLDNPDLIVPCVVGDGEAETGALAASWHSNKFINPITDGAVLPILHLNGYKIANPTVLARIDADELEALFKGYGHTPYVLEGDDPKDMHQRMAQVLDTLYAEITRIQRHAREKNDPTRPRWPMLVLRTPKGWTGPKVVDGKPVEGTWRAHQVPLEEVRDNPEHLKILEAWLHSYRPRELFDANGTFREELADIAPKGRLRMGVNVHSNGGQLLVPLVLPGFRDYAVDPGVPGSRQVSATKVLGGYLRDVMRHNLATKNFRMFAPDENASNRLQDVYAVSGKSWDAKQESTDENLSVDGRVMEVLSEHLCQGWLEGYLLTGRHGFFSCYEAFIHIIDSMFNQHAKWIKSAKELPWRKPIASLNYLLSSHVWRQDHNGFSHQDPGFIDHVANKKADTVRIYLPPDANTLLSVTDHCLRSKNYVNLIIAGKQLSPVWLDMASAVRHCSAGIGAWDWAGNDDGDPDVVMACAGDVPTMETLAAVTLLREWAPELKVRVVNVVDVFTLAPVHVHPHGLNEEDFNRLFTTDKPVVFAFHGYPTLVHKLTYNRANHGNIHVHGFKEEGTTTTPFDMTVLNDMDRFTLALDAIRHSKAARHRLDDAEQRFSEVRQRHKLYVSEHGEDMPEVADWKWSAR
- a CDS encoding acetate/propionate family kinase, encoding MSDPGAVLVINSGSSSLKFGLYVEQGGQESVRFKGSATHIGAEQGRLVVKDGTGKQVRAVDVRHPSQEDAFREAVWHLGELGGERPRAIGHRVVHGGPHLRAHQALTPEVMKALEEATHFAPLHIPAALRLIRATERQYPGVPQFVCFDTAFHATLPEVASTFPLPRSVRDQGVQRYGFHGLSYESIVARLEPQVPARTVVAHLGNGASLVALDHGRSVDTSMGFTPTGGIPSGTRTGDLDPGVLLFLMRTGGMDADALETLVNHDAGLRGLSEGTSDMQALTRDAAAGNTAAALAVDVFTRSIAKTVGAYATVLGGLDLLVFTGGIGENSARIRESVCARLGHLGIQLDAQRNEAGEGLITAKGSRCPVRVLPSDEEIQLARHTRRLLRG